The following are from one region of the Erwinia billingiae Eb661 genome:
- the yodD gene encoding YodD family peroxide/acid resistance protein — protein sequence MTIAKEYSDNVQREVNIDVEALLEAIQDRSSGEVKEFMDNDRAHKIRVDGREYRSYTELADAFELDIRDFTVSEVNR from the coding sequence ATGACTATTGCAAAAGAGTACAGCGACAACGTTCAGCGTGAAGTCAATATTGACGTTGAGGCGTTACTGGAAGCGATCCAGGATCGTTCCAGCGGCGAGGTCAAAGAGTTTATGGATAATGACCGCGCGCACAAAATCAGGGTGGATGGTCGGGAGTACCGTTCGTACACCGAACTGGCCGACGCCTTCGAACTCGATATCCGCGATTTTACGGTTTCGGAAGTGAACAGATAA